The genomic stretch GTCAAGCCCTTGATCTTTTGAGAATTGAATTGAAAGCGCGTGATTTATTCCGCTTAACGCAGATGTGAAGTTCGTTGTTGTTTCGAGTTGTTAAACAGTACAGTTTATATCTGTCCCGCCCTGCAGGTGGCACTGTTAACAACACAGTCATTGAAAATCGTCTTTCATCAGGTAATAATAAAACAACTAACTTGTTTCCCagttcttaaagcaacaccaaagagttttttttaccttaaaataacgtttccaaaaaagttcagtggttcatccactcgaaacagggtgaacggcactttcacattcgctttgcagcactctatcggccaaaaccgcactaaaaaaGTTTTCAACCGTCGGGTCATGGTCCTGTAGTTTGattgaaaactacaaaaacttgctttagggcagacctacaatccaatcagagccagctatgctgcagtatttacgacagtgctaatgaacaattacgcttttaacccgtagggggagcaaagagcaataagtctttagtgttgctttaataaattaaaagctTGATAACTTCTCACAGCTTACAATTTTAATTTCTATGTatgtaaaaatgaaataacTTTAATCAATATAATGAAGGCCTATTAGAAATATAGCATATAAATGCACGTATGTTATTAAGAGTAATGCTGTTAAAATTTTACAAGCTAACATTTTTCCAGGTTGAAACATTCAGGCAATGGAATACAGCGAAAATGCAAAGGAGAAAAATAACGcaaaagattaaaataaaacaagaagCTACACATAAAGCTACATAAATTGAAATAGAGATACAGTAGGaatgcaaaaaataacagaCACAACGTAAGCATTGATCAACAAGATAAAAACACAGGCAGAATTgaggaaaaagaaaaacataaaaaagaaacaagACAACCACCAAGAGGACAGACAGACCAATAAAACACTCGGACACCAATAAAACACTCAGTTTTTCAGTTTTATGTTCACATTTCAATtgatattataataatattttttcagtgtatttgtgGGGTCATGTTCCCATCCGACCCTAGCAACGCCCCTGGCTATCACTAGTTCTATGTGGTGCTTCTAGGGCTTGGTTTTTCCAAACCTCATCTGCTTTGACCTTTAATTTTATGCACTTGCAGGTCTCTGGGTGTGGTGATATGGGAACTGTTTGAATTTGGTGCCCAGCCGCACAGGCACCTGAGTGATGAAGAGGTTCTCACCTTCGTCATCAGGGAACGACAGATCACTTTGGCTCAGCCTCGCCTCAAACTTGCTCATGCAGACTACTGGTCAGTATTTCTAATGTTTTTTGGTGCATAAGCATTTGTAATTTGCTTAAAATGGCATGACATTTAGGCATTTATTATAAGCTTTAGCTTTCATGTTGAGATCTCTCATTACCAGTAAATTATGTAGATTTGAAAAGCCAGTGTGAAACTAAACAATGACTGAAAAAGCCACAGATGAAAAATTAAAGCTTATTAGAGTAATTTTAGTATAATATAGTTACAATAGGTCACTAAAGTAAAGTAggatttaataaactaagataAAATCATATCTCAGCTTTCACATGCTACATGATTGATGGACAGGCAATTTATGGTTTAATTTTGCTGCAGCGTTAAATATAAGCTTTGTAATAAAACatgataataaaatatgatTTTCTGAGACAGAAATGTATCAAATCTTTGAAATTGCCTTTTTTGGTTTATATATTAAGGTTATAGGAGGAGCTTTTtatagaatgattttatgtaaataagaaACATAAATGACCTAAAAagtactttagctgggttttcacagaagGGGTCACAAATAGGTATTTTTCATATCTTCTTAGGTATGAGGTCATGCAGTCATGCTGGTTACCTCCATCCCAGCGGCCAACGGTCAACGAAGTTTTTCTCCTTCTCTCCTCACTCCTTGCTGAAGAACAAGGAAGTCGAAAGAGAACAATAATAGATGAGGATGAGGAGGATTATGAGGAAGACAATCGACAAGGAAGAAGAGGAGAGATTGAGGAATCATTTGAAAGACGATGGGATGCTCTTCGGCCCCCTGCTTTCCAGTCAGCTGCAAACAAACTactcagagagagagattatGGAAGGGAGGATGGCTGCCACAGAGGGAATGGAAACTCTTTTCCTCTTTTAGACCCTGTGGAAAATATGATCACTCCAACCTCTGAGCTTGATGACATCCTTACAGTCACTGAGACTAGCAAAGGGTTGAACTTTGAATACTTCTGGGAAAAGGCCCATGGAAGGAGGGGTTACAAACCCCTTCCTCCACCTCAACCAATACcaacacccaattctgcccaCAGGCAAACCTTGGACACACCCACTGTTGTCCCTGTGATTAGTGCTCGCAGCCCATCATTGGCCAGTGAATATTACATTCGCCTGGAAGAGCATACTCCACAGGATAGGTCACCTAGTCTTAGAGGAAATAGGCGTTCAACGAAAACAAATTCAATGTGCCCTGGAGACTTGGAGCTGGTTGAGCTTCAGACTGGGACTACAGGAAAAGATAGATCAACTTTTGGTCAGCAAGATAGCTTTGCAAGAGGCACCTCACAGACAGTAAGATCCAGTGAGGTACAGATTTTGGTTACCAACACTGGCTTGGTTGAGTTTAGCAGGGAGAGTTGTAACAGAGTGACGGATTATGCTGTAATAGACATTAGTGAGAACTCAGGAGAAGTGAATGAAGAAGCAAGCCAAAGGTCCTCTGGGTCTTTTGGTTCTCAAGGACCTGTCCTTCCACCCAAACCTCGTTCAATGTCCACTTCCTCTGGAAGCCATCTGCACTCACGTCCCCTTCCTGCTCCTCCCGTAGGATACCCAAGATCGTATGGCTTAGATGTCTACTCTGGATCCTCGTACCCAGTTGGAAAAGTTGAAACCTCAGATTCTTTACTAGTGAGCAGTTGTTCACTGTCAAAAGCCAACTTTGACCATTTGGGCTTTAATCGCACTCACCAGACATTGCCTCCATCTCCATCTTTGTCTCCTTCAATTCCACCTTCCTCTGGAGGTCACTCGATGTTCCCTCCACCACAAACGTGCCCGCCACCTCTCCCTCCTCACTACAGACTCCAAAAGAGTCAGAATTACTCATCAAAAACATACTCCAGATATAATGCAATGCACATACAAAGAGACCCACTAAGCTGTGACTACACTGATGTAAGAAATCCTGACAGAGGCATTACACGTTCTCAGTCTTTATACAGTTCAAGAAATGGCAAAGATACATACACTAAAGATGATGAGTTTATTAACCTTCAATCTTCCTTTTCCCAAGTGACCCGTTCTCAATCCACAATTCCAAAAATTGAAAGAACATCGTCTTCTAGCCCAGAGTATTTAAAGgatgatgataatgatgatgGTGATGATTCACCTTTCATGTCACCAGGCAGACCCACCAGTGGCACAACCATTGAGCACACAAGCCTGGCCAATGAGCCAGACCCTGCTACAGCTGCGCTTTTCTCAAGGGGCATGAAGCGAACCCAGTCCCGCCTTGCTACCATACTTCCCACCATATGGAGGGAAGATGCAGCAATGCAAAGAGAGCGAGTGGTAGCTGCCAGGAAATCCCCTATACACCTGTTTCTGACAGAGATCTCCAATGACTCAGTGGACCAGAAAGTAGGAGAAACATCATGGGAAAAAGAAAGTGGTGAAAGAAAAGACAAAGACATTGGATTCAAAGGAATGCGGCGATCCCAATCTCTTGTCACTGAACTTGACTCATCCACGCAGTCCTGGGGCTCAGACAAAGATTTTTTGACTGGATATGAAGGGAGAGCCAAAAAGAGAGATTTGTTCCTTACAGAGATCGAGACATCTGTGTCGGATTGTGAGGATTCATATGATGGTGAAGGTGGGACCCCGGTTTCCAGATTTGGAACCACACCTCATCCTTTTGCACATCCAACAGATCTCCCAACATATGCAGAAGCTGAGGAGACTACCACACATCATCCTTTTGCACATCCAACAGAACTGCCAACATATGCAGAAGCTGAGGAGGCTTTCTCAAATGGAATGAAGAAGTCTCATTCCCTGCTATCCAAAATATCTACTGAGAGTGTAGAAACTGAGCCTAAGAAAGGGGAAATGACTAGAGAGGAATTCCTAAAGGAAATCCAATCTGCTGAAACATTTCTAACTGAAATCATTACTAGACAACAACAAAAGGAGGAAAGCATTTCACCTATTCCATTGTCTCCTGAGTATGAATCAATATGCATTGACCCAGAATCATCTCAAACAATACAGTTTGAATCAGAAAGAGTGCAAACAGGAAAATCACAAAGTGACACTAAAGAAGCAATTTATGCTCAAGTAACCAAGCGAGCGAAAAGGTGTGAAATAAAGGTTGCCACTCGTCCAGAAATTCCAGTTCTTCAAATATCATCTGAGTTACAAAATCTCGAATCAGGCCAAAAATCATCAGAGTCTTTACAACCAATCAGTCACTTTTCAGAGCTGGATTATGTTCATGACTTTGTTCCTTCAGAGATAATGTCCAGAAATAAGCTTCTTTTGGATCAGATATCTCCTGTTATGAAAGAGGAACAACATAGTGAAACAAGAAACAATTCCGAGGAGGGGTTGGTGTCTGATGTCCAGCTCTGTGATCTACAATCTAAAAATACTGAAGAGCTAAATAGGCAATCTCAGGATCAGTGTCTGTCATATGATTTGAATAATCATGGTTTCTACAAGTGCGAACATGTCAAAGATAACAAAAATCAAATCACTGATGATGGCCAGATCCAAAGTGCGGTTGAAACTGATTTGAAGAGCACAATGGCTCAGGCGAAAGAgcaaacaaagaaaaaagaTAACAGTGTTTTACCTGGCCTAGAGATGATGACATCAAATGCAACCTTTAAAGAAGAAGATGCAAACAGCGAGGGACCATCTGAACATCCAAATCAGAGCCCAAATAAATTAACCTCTCTAGATCTTACCGAACTAAGGAATTTAGCAACCTCTACAAAAgagataaaatatatattagacATAGCCTCTTCAGATGTTCAAAACAACACAAGTCAGGACTTCCTCACTATGAACAGGCAgatcacaaaaatggaaacagCCTGTAAAACCATTGAGGAAACCACTCCAACTGACAAAGGAGCCAATTCAAGGACATTGTGCCATGAGCAAGACGTAGTCTTTATGAAAGATACAGTAATAAGTGATTCCTCACAAtctttgaatgaatattttcCAGTCAGCTATGTTTTCCAATCAGCTATGGTGCATGAACCAAACTCAGATCAGTCATTTTCCACTTTGACCCCCACAGATTCTGTCTTGTCACCTTTGACCTCTGGTTCCATAGACTGCCTCACACCTAGTGACTCCTTTTTGGATGGGGGAAGCAGTGAATGGAGGGCTCTGGGAACTGAAACACCACATAGGGACTCAGCTTACTTTTCTGATAGTGACCTGGAAAATGGAGAAGGTTCAGGAAGGAGAGTCATCGATGGGCTTGGCCTTTCCCGTCCAGGTGGTGTTCGTATGGGAGAGCGAGGAATATTGATGGGAATTGAAGAAAAGATGGAGGTTGAGGATGAAGGACCACTGGAACATGACATTGATAAAGAGGTGAAAATTAAACACGACATGCAGGAATTTTGGGTTTCGAATGAAACAATTATTGGCAGAGCTGATATTAGGACAGATAATCTAACAGTTCTGGAGAGTTCTATTGTAGAGAAGGGTCTCATACATAGTGCTGCTAAAACAGGTTTCTCAGAAGGATCTCTAAGTGAAGGCAATGCTGAATTTATTGCCAGGTTGTTCTCCAATGGAGAGGATGAGACAATAAAAAGATGTCCATTTGGTGACAGCTCTGAAAATTTACAAACCTCCTCTCTTGTTGAAAATGAGGTCATGTCTAACACATTTTCAAAAGAGGAAATGTTTCATGATTCAGATACTATCAATGCTGGACTTGTTTCTCCTATAGTTTCAGAACCTCAGCAGAACACATCTGGGCCAAGTTGTCAGGAGAAACCTATAGAACATAGTTCCTTTTTGCAAACCACTAGGTATACAGAAACTGGTCATACATCACCTGAATTCCCTACTGCTGAGATTGACAATAAACAGACATCAGATCAAAGTAAATCTAGGTTATCAAGGTTTTATAGCTTACAGTCTGATTATTCAAAACACGACAGCAATACTGAAATAAACACAAAGCATTGCGATGATGGCACAAACTGCAATACAACCAATTTCGTCTGGTCTGAGACAACTGCTAAACCCACAGAAGAAGAGAGAAATAAAACTGATATCCAAGACACGGATGCAAATGAACTAGGCTTAAGAAACCTCTCGTATTTAGAGGATAATGAGGATGAGCTTACTAAAGAGAGGCCTGAAAGTCAGTTAACTGTAGGTGAACTCTGCTTTGCAATCAAGGATACCACAGAAAATGCTGTGGAGGATCAAGTCAGCTTTATGGAACCCTCAAAAGAGAATTGCTCTGATGAGTTTGGCAGAGGTGCTTCAATGGGACTTGAACTGAAGGAAAAGGAGTTGTGGAGTGCACTTGATGAAGATTACGACACAGAGGAGACTGTGAATGGAGAGTTCAGTTGCAGCAGAATTCAGCAGGGAGAGCTACACCTTTGGCCTGTGGAAAATGACCAGTGGGCTGGAGCAGAAACTCGAAAACCTGAAGCAGGGCTTGGATCAGAACTCTTCCCAAGTTTTGGAGAAAAGTCGTGGGCAAATGAAGAAAACCTAGAGGTGAGCCATGAATTCTGGGAATCTGAAGCCAATGATGAATTAGCAGATAGTGAGTCTCATCCCTCTGCTCAAAGAATATGTGAAGATAGCTTTAATGATGAACGAATAGGACATAATAATTATCCACCATCTGAGAAACAAAAAATAGTTGTTTCTGGTAGGGTAAAGGAAAATCTTACTGAGCAATCTGAGCAGACACATAAAGAAAAGCTACACTTTCAACAGGAAGAAAACATGGAAAATCCAGACATGGGAAATGGAGAAACAGAGCATTTTACTAGAAACATAAGGATTGAAGTTGAAAATCTGCAAAGCCCAGAGCTGGAGAAGCCTGTAGAACACCGACCTGTTGATAGTGTGATTCATGAAACACAGAATACTGAGACATTCTTACAAAATTATGTCAAAGATGTATTATTTGTGGAACAAGATGATACAGAattagacagacaaatagatagacTCTGCACATCTTCATTTACAAAGTGTGCCCAAACTAATGAGCTGGAACCTCTACAATACCAAGAAGAATCTTTTTATAGTCACAGCAACAATGTACTAAGGGACCAAATCGAAGCCACATTTGCACCCAAGACTGAAGCAAGAAGAGAACCGGCCACAAACCTTGAGGAACATCAATCCTGCACAGTTGACATGTCAAACTTAACCACTGAAAAGAACTTGGCTGATAGTTCTCACCTCATATCAATGTATCCAGATAATCTCAGTACTGAAAATAGTAGACACGATGTTGAAAGTAATCACTGTCCTGCCATAAACAGTAAAGCACAAGATGAGGTATTTTTTGAAAAAGAACGATCAGATTCTCCATCCTGCCCAAGTCTCACCATTAGCAGTGATCCAGAGCCATGTTCCATTCACAGTAGCAATGTTCAGTGTTCAACCCCTGCACTGATTTCAATGGAGTTATCAGAATGTGCTATTTCTCCACATGCCGAAGTAGAGAAATGCAAAAGCCCAAGTAGTTTTCCAAATACAGTACACCACATAGAAATCAAGACTGGTACAAATCAGTTGTGTGCCAAAGAAAAGACATCTACAAAAGAACATGAGGAGCAGTCAGACAGTTATGATGATAGTAATGGTTTGGATGAGTCTCTTGAAGAACTTACCAACAGTACCACCACTCACAACAAAGGGATCACTGCAAATTTGGGCCAGAAAGTGCACATGTCTCTCATGGAAGAAAATCACACTCACCTGGAATCCAACAATGTACGGATGGACGACAGAAATAGCCTGACCCAGAAAGTGGCCCATTCACCTCTCTCGCAATGCTCACTGAACTCCATTCCTGAGTTGTTGATCTCTGAGTGGAAGGACTTGGATGAGGAACCGCTGGaggattttgaaaaactggAGCAGCTGTGCTGTATTTCTGGGGATGAAGATACCCTTGGGGATCTGTTTTTAGGAAACTTAGAACTGCTTGAATCATTGAAGAGAACCCCAGAGCAAAGATCAAGTGGTGCTGGTGGCACAAAAATCCAAGATGACTCAGCAGTTACAGAGGGAAAGACAAAAGTGGAGCTAAAAGAGGAAGCTGGCGGGATATCAAAACGTTCCACAACTGTCTTAGAAAACTCAGAGCAATATGAAAACATTTCTCCAAATTTCCCAGAAAATCAACTGTCTCTGGATAAGAGAACAGGCCAACATATGCCAACAGCCCTCTCACCATGCCATTCCGCCGATAGCTCCAAACGACAGAGGTCACTATCGAAAATGCAGACAAAAAATGGACTGATGATGCAGGTGAGTTAAAACTCCGGCTGTTTATGGGGAAATTCTATTGTAGCATCATATTTCTAAAGCTATCTGCATTTTTATCCAAACATTTGTTTAGGTTTGTGAGGAGAGGCTTCAGTATTCTCTTAGTGAAAATGTTAAAACCAACGTACTATGGGGGTCTACAGTAAGTGACAGTGTAATTATACACCCTTGGGGAGCTTCCACCACTTCATCTCCTGAAGAAAGTGCTGTAAGCAGAGACACAGAGGACAAAGAGAGGTATGGTTCTGaatactaataaaatattttaaaataagttaaaacagtatATAATAGCATTAATGGCCTAATAGCATAATATGTGGCCTGTAATAGCAAAAATGTGTAATAATTGGAACTTACAGCACATTTATAGTTATGGTAAACAACAAACAGTTTCTATATGAACTTTACCAAAATGTCTTTTATGAGTcaataaaattgaattttttaaatgtggCTCCATCACCCCACAAATGATCATAGGGGTAGGAAGAATTGTACTTGAAATGAAAATTGAATTAATTCTGTCTTCACTGTCTAGACTAGAAATCATATTTATGACAGAAGGAGATGTGGTGATCAATATAAACTGTGTTAAATGTTATTTGAGCTGCATAGTTTTATTATGACATTTAATATAACCGCAGGCCCTGGTTGCATTTCTTACTACTTCCTCTTAGTATAActgatttatttctgtatttattcCAGCAAAGAGGAGACCCCTCCCTCCTCTCCTTCAGTGTCTGTGAGTGAACCCGCTGAAACACAGACAGAAGAACTGACTGTGCTTGAACAGCCCGAGGTTACTCCCTCTCTCCCAGCTGCAAACCAAGCAATGAAAGGTAGtataatacaaaacaaaaacaaataattcatTATGATGTGAATATTTTAAGAGATATACGAGTTACCCGATGCTCACAATTTATCTCTCCACCTGCCTACCTACCTTTAGCTAAGCTGGCCCGTCTCTCTTTATCCCTCCCgccactcgctctctctcttccACTCTCACCTAATCCCAAAGGAGGATTCTGGGAAGGAGGAGAGCACAGAGGGGGAAGAAGGAGGGGTGCATCCACAGGCGGTGATCCAgaagaagaagatgaagaaGAGGAACAGGAAGACGAGTCTCCCAGGCGCGTCATCGTTGTCACGGAAACGGATGTGGACAAGAGAGTGGGTTTGCGTAGCTTGCTGAAATCGCCAAAAGAGCCAGTGGACAAAGACAACCGTGATCGTGGGAGGAACGTGTCATTTTTTGATGATGTCACAGTGTATCTTTTCGATCAGGTATGTCAGGGTCTTGATAAAGTAATccagggtttacaccagacgcagTATCAGCaacaagcacgagtgatttacatgttaagtcaatgcaaaaacgcgtttaggcatcctgcggcgcggaaATGAGCATTGCCGCGTGAaacacgcgagttgaaaaaACTTCTGCGGATTTCCacgccgcattaaccaatcaggaccttgctgtagtagtgacgtgattacaggaagcgaggggagtcgcagaagcccctcccttgacgcgaatttccacgtgaatatCTCGAACGACTAGAAAttcacgcgcggctttcacacgagaataaagcgagtaaactcaaatgttcaagcgtcaaACTACGcacgaatagcgcgtttttgccgcttctaccgcggctggtgtaaaaagAACCATAAGAGTGACTTTTTTTTCAACAAACTAATACAATTTTTGGTTCTGTTACTTTTAAAAACTGTTCATGGCAGGAAACTCCAACCAATGAACTAAGCTCTGGATCTGCTGCTTCATCACCCCATGGAAAGCCCCCCAACACTGATGGTTTTGGTAAGTGTGCAAGGCTAAAGATGCCATAACATGggaatgattttgttttataaatgccaACGCTTGATTGTGTAAGACGAATTATAGGCATGCGATCATCTACGTAAATGGCTTCAAAATACATGGACTAAAGGCCACAAAACTCAAAACTTTGTTTTCATGGGGTCTTTAACAACACAATGAGTATTTGCTACAGTTTATTCTGCATAGATCCATATTTTTCAAATCACACCGTCCATTTTATCCTGATTttacttttatatttatttttaggagCAGGCAGCCACAAGGCAGCAAAGAGTAAAGACCATATGGTAAAACCAAGATCTCCAACTGGAGTTACATCTAGCATGTCATCAAGGTTTACAGTCAGCCCTGCAGATGACCCACATTTAGTGTGACATACCACTGCTACCCAAACACCTGGACAAAATTGATCCCAAAGGAGTGAATGAGTGACCCCTGTTGTCATCGGTAACTATGACGACTCCTGaaggttatttttttaactatggAATAAGAAAGGACTCCCGTTTCAGAAGGCTGGAGGCAGTCCAGGTTTTACATACTGCAGCAACTGGAGGGGTGAACCCATGCcacatacagaacataccttcCAAACAGCCAAAAACAATGGAGTTGTGTAAAATCTGACGTGTACTTTTCGGCTATGCAATGGGAGTCTTATTATGTACCAGCTTAACTGTTCTATTTTCATGGCTTCTTAAAgtacatttgtattttattcccCTCAAATGAAGGGGCGCACTTTCTCTGACCAGTAGCTGTCTATTTGTGAGCTTAGAATTATTgacattgtaaatttgttttcaTTGCAGTCAGACATTCTTGTAGTTTGTGGTTGAGGGGGAACTGAAAATCTCTCAAAATCATGGCGGTGCAGTTGTCACTATTTGTACAAACTAAAAATCAAAATCGCAACAATACAACACAAACTCATTTTAAAACcaattatttcaaatgtatattaAGAGTGCACGAAAAATAAAACTGCAACTGTTATGTTTTATACTGTATTTTTATtgcaaatgttatttatttctgtatgtCTAAtttgtttacttatttatttacctttttatattttgtttgtttgttggcCAAATTCACTTCAtaacttaatttttatttattgatttggATTAATGGCATCTGCCAATGAATCCTATTACTGCCTCAACAAACATATATTCATGCATAGGTAAAatttaaaacctttaaatattttctcTTATTTAGCTATTTCTAGATGTCAGTCTGTATCTAATTGTCCTAAAATGTGTCTCTACGCAGGTGTTATTTTCTAATAATGTGTTTGACATTAGCATTTTCTTTACTCATTTTTAAAGCAGTCATTGATGCTTGGCATGAAAAAAGAAAGTAGCATACATGACTATTAGTTGACTTACCTATTGATTCATCATCATTTTTCAATCTTACCATCCATGCAAATGTCTGAGGTAACGACGATAATCTGTTACGTAACGTTCAGCATCTGTTTCATTTGGAAGTTTCATATTATCCTGTAAGAAGCCGAGGGAGTAAAAATAACATGGAAACTgtgaaacatttattgaactgtTTGATGACAATAAATTGTTCTGTCTTATAATATCTTCTCTTTGATTTATACTTTTGAAATTAACgtgtttttagatattattttgAAACGCACACTATTAGAGAGACTGCGAGACTACATTTCCCAGAAGCCTTTGCTTTTAAAGAAGTGACGCCATTAGTCTGCGACTGCAACGATTTCACTGCGTCGTTTGGTCGACGCACgttagtttacatttttaatcttTCTGTTGTGCTGTTGAGGAAGGAGACCCTTTGAAATGTGAGTTTGAAAAGAATTTTTCTGTATTAATAAAAATCTTGTATTTATtcacttattttatttagttaatgcATGCATGTAAACAGTATTTGTCTTGCTGCGTAATGTTTATGTAGTTTCATTTACATGTAAACGACTTAATAATCCAAAGCAAGTTATAGATACATATcagatgtgtgtttttttaattatcaAACAAACCCATGTCGTTGGCTTGCTAACGCGACCAGATGAACATCAGAAATTGATTCTGATAGACTTTTTCCGTTTTGTCAGATGTCTTTAGCAGACGAGCTCCTCGCTGACCTAGAGGAGGCAGGAGAAGAAGACGGTCTGTATCCCGGTGAGGAAGGCGGCGAGAGTGATGGGGAGGCCGGGGAGAGACAAACCGATGGGGGCCTTGAAGACATACCGGAGGAGATGGAGGTGGATTACAGTGGGACGGAGAGTGTCACCTCCATAGCAAAACTTCGGCACAGCAAACCAGTGAGTTGTTGCCCGCTTAATGTTTCAGTGATGACGTTTTCTTACATAAACTGGTGAATTGCACTTACTTATTCTACACTTCTTGACTTCTGACAGTTTTCTGAAATTATGGATA from Misgurnus anguillicaudatus chromosome 10, ASM2758022v2, whole genome shotgun sequence encodes the following:
- the lmtk3 gene encoding uncharacterized protein lmtk3 isoform X3 — encoded protein: MALQKQTTKLSLSVPERLSLSPPPYVIILISCSGLVSFVLLLLTCLCCKRGAVGFNELDNVEGEECSGASSPVPEDSVSSCPSLPEVYTLPLRDKAWPTIPNGTDGSQCFRRHTLNYLQEIGNGWFGKVILAEVLCDCTSYQAVVKELRVTASPLEQRKFLAESEPYRSLQHPNILQCLGQCSETIPFLLVMEFCQLGDLKRYLRAQRKSDGMTPDLLNRDLLTLQRMAYEITSGLLHLHENDYIHSDLALRNCLLTSDLTVRIGDYGLSHNQYKEDYYLTPDKLWIPLRWIAPELLEEFRGNLIVTDQTKTSNVWSLGVVIWELFEFGAQPHRHLSDEEVLTFVIRERQITLAQPRLKLAHADYWYEVMQSCWLPPSQRPTVNEVFLLLSSLLAEEQGSRKRTIIDEDEEDYEEDNRQGRRGEIEESFERRWDALRPPAFQSAANKLLRERDYGREDGCHRGNGNSFPLLDPVENMITPTSELDDILTVTETSKGLNFEYFWEKAHGRRGYKPLPPPQPIPTPNSAHRQTLDTPTVVPVISARSPSLASEYYIRLEEHTPQDRSPSLRGNRRSTKTNSMCPGDLELVELQTGTTGKDRSTFGQQDSFARGTSQTVRSSEVQILVTNTGLVEFSRESCNRVTDYAVIDISENSGEVNEEASQRSSGSFGSQGPVLPPKPRSMSTSSGSHLHSRPLPAPPVGYPRSYGLDVYSGSSYPVGKVETSDSLLVSSCSLSKANFDHLGFNRTHQTLPPSPSLSPSIPPSSGGHSMFPPPQTCPPPLPPHYRLQKSQNYSSKTYSRYNAMHIQRDPLSCDYTDVRNPDRGITRSQSLYSSRNGKDTYTKDDEFINLQSSFSQVTRSQSTIPKIERTSSSSPEYLKDDDNDDGDDSPFMSPGRPTSGTTIEHTSLANEPDPATAALFSRGMKRTQSRLATILPTIWREDAAMQRERVVAARKSPIHLFLTEISNDSVDQKVGETSWEKESGERKDKDIGFKGMRRSQSLVTELDSSTQSWGSDKDFLTGYEGRAKKRDLFLTEIETSVSDCEDSYDGEGGTPVSRFGTTPHPFAHPTDLPTYAEAEETTTHHPFAHPTELPTYAEAEEAFSNGMKKSHSLLSKISTESVETEPKKGEMTREEFLKEIQSAETFLTEIITRQQQKEESISPIPLSPEYESICIDPESSQTIQFESERVQTGKSQSDTKEAIYAQVTKRAKRCEIKVATRPEIPVLQISSELQNLESGQKSSESLQPISHFSELDYVHDFVPSEIMSRNKLLLDQISPVMKEEQHSETRNNSEEGLVSDVQLCDLQSKNTEELNRQSQDQCLSYDLNNHGFYKCEHVKDNKNQITDDGQIQSAVETDLKSTMAQAKEQTKKKDNSVLPGLEMMTSNATFKEEDANSEGPSEHPNQSPNKLTSLDLTELRNLATSTKEIKYILDIASSDVQNNTSQDFLTMNRQITKMETACKTIEETTPTDKGANSRTLCHEQDVVFMKDTVISDSSQSLNEYFPVSYVFQSAMVHEPNSDQSFSTLTPTDSVLSPLTSGSIDCLTPSDSFLDGGSSEWRALGTETPHRDSAYFSDSDLENGEGSGRRVIDGLGLSRPGGVRMGERGILMGIEEKMEVEDEGPLEHDIDKEVKIKHDMQEFWVSNETIIGRADIRTDNLTVLESSIVEKGLIHSAAKTGFSEGSLSEGNAEFIARLFSNGEDETIKRCPFGDSSENLQTSSLVENEVMSNTFSKEEMFHDSDTINAGLVSPIVSEPQQNTSGPSCQEKPIEHSSFLQTTRYTETGHTSPEFPTAEIDNKQTSDQSKSRLSRFYSLQSDYSKHDSNTEINTKHCDDGTNCNTTNFVWSETTAKPTEEERNKTDIQDTDANELGLRNLSYLEDNEDELTKERPESQLTVGELCFAIKDTTENAVEDQVSFMEPSKENCSDEFGRGASMGLELKEKELWSALDEDYDTEETVNGEFSCSRIQQGELHLWPVENDQWAGAETRKPEAGLGSELFPSFGEKSWANEENLEVSHEFWESEANDELADSESHPSAQRICEDSFNDERIGHNNYPPSEKQKIVVSGRVKENLTEQSEQTHKEKLHFQQEENMENPDMGNGETEHFTRNIRIEVENLQSPELEKPVEHRPVDSVIHETQNTETFLQNYVKDVLFVEQDDTELDRQIDRLCTSSFTKCAQTNELEPLQYQEESFYSHSNNVLRDQIEATFAPKTEARREPATNLEEHQSCTVDMSNLTTEKNLADSSHLISMYPDNLSTENSRHDVESNHCPAINSKAQDEVFFEKERSDSPSCPSLTISSDPEPCSIHSSNVQCSTPALISMELSECAISPHAEVEKCKSPSSFPNTVHHIEIKTGTNQLCAKEKTSTKEHEEQSDSYDDSNGLDESLEELTNSTTTHNKGITANLGQKVHMSLMEENHTHLESNNVRMDDRNSLTQKVAHSPLSQCSLNSIPELLISEWKDLDEEPLEDFEKLEQLCCISGDEDTLGDLFLGNLELLESLKRTPEQRSSGAGGTKIQDDSAVTEGKTKVELKEEAGGISKRSTTVLENSEQYENISPNFPENQLSLDKRTGQHMPTALSPCHSADSSKRQRSLSKMQTKNGLMMQVCEERLQYSLSENVKTNVLWGSTVSDSVIIHPWGASTTSSPEESAVSRDTEDKESKEETPPSSPSVSVSEPAETQTEELTVLEQPEVTPSLPAANQAMKGGFWEGGEHRGGRRRGASTGGDPEEEDEEEEQEDESPRRVIVVTETDVDKRVGLRSLLKSPKEPVDKDNRDRGRNVSFFDDVTVYLFDQETPTNELSSGSAASSPHGKPPNTDGFGAGSHKAAKSKDHMVKPRSPTGVTSSMSSRFTVSPADDPHLV